The sequence AGGGCGCCCCGGGCCCAGGACCCCTCGTACGCCTGGGAGAGCGCCGCCACCTGCCCGAGCAGGACGAACAGCAGCGTGATGACCCCGAACGGTCCGATGTCCGACTGCTTCATGATGCGCAGCGCGTCCTCGGCGGGCTTGCCGCTGCCGAGGCCGTCGGCGGTGTCGGCGAGCCCGTCGAGATGGAGGCCGCGCGTGAGGACGGCGGGCACGGCGGCGCTCGCCACGGCCGCGAGGAGCGGGCCCGCCCCCAGCACCAGCAGGAACAGTCCGGTCGCGGCGGCCAGGGCGCCCACGGCGAGACCGGCGACGGGCGCGCTCAGCATCCCGGCGCGCGCGGCCCCTCGGTCCCAGCGGTGTACGGCGACGGGGAAGACCGTGAGCGTGCCGAAGGCGAAGCGGAGTCCGTCGGTCCAGGGTGCCGCGGAGGTCCCGGGCGGGGGAGCGGGCGGCGGTGTGGGCGGGGGCGTGGACACCGGCGCAGGCTACCCGGGGCGCTCGGGCGGCGCTCGGGCGGCGACCGGGAGACGCTCATGGCAGTCATGGATAAAGTGCGCACATGGGGCATTGGTGGACACGGAACATCATCGAGCCGGGAAAGCTGCCGCTGCTGCTGGCGCTGGCCTCCTTCGTCCTCACCTTCGTGATCACCCGGATCGTGGTCCGGCTCATCCGGGCGGGCAAGGGCCCGTTCGGCAACGTCAAGGCGGGTGGTCTGCACATCCATCACGTCGTCCCCGGGGTCGTCCTGACCGTGATCGGCGGGTTCGGCGCGGTGGGCAGCGACCGGCACGGCTTCGGCTCGGCGGCGTTCGCCGTGGTGTTCGGGATGGGCGCGGGGCTGGTGCTCGACGAGTTCGCGCTGATCCTGCACCTCGACGACGTCTACTGGAGCGAGGAAGGCCGCAAGAGCGTCGAGGTCGTGGTGGTCACGGCGGCCCTGGTCGGCCTGATGCTCAGCGGCTTCCTGCCGTTCGGCGTCAACGACCTCACCGAGGACGAACTGCACGACCGGGCCGGCGTCGTCCTGAGCATCGGCATGAACTTCCTCTTCGCGCTGATGGCCCTGAGCAAGGGCAAGGCCCGAATGGCGATCTTCGGGGTCATCGTCCCGCTGGTCGCCCTCGTCGGCGCGCTCCGGCTGGCCCGCCCCACGTCACCCTGGGCCAGGCGCTTCTATCGGCGACGGCCGCGCGCCCGGGCCAGGGCCCGGCTGCGGGCCTACCACCACGACCGCCGCTGGGCGGGACCCCGCCGCAGATTCCAGGACCTGATCGGCGGCAAGCCCGACCCGGAACCGGCCCGCTCCCTGCCCGGACGCCCCTGACCCGTGTCCGCTCACCTCACCCGCGCGAGTCCAGACGCCTGCGGTGCAGCCACTTCGGCAGGCCCGGCGCCTCCAGGAACCCTT is a genomic window of Streptomyces sp. NBC_00414 containing:
- a CDS encoding adenosylcobinamide-GDP ribazoletransferase, whose amino-acid sequence is MSTPPPTPPPAPPPGTSAAPWTDGLRFAFGTLTVFPVAVHRWDRGAARAGMLSAPVAGLAVGALAAATGLFLLVLGAGPLLAAVASAAVPAVLTRGLHLDGLADTADGLGSGKPAEDALRIMKQSDIGPFGVITLLFVLLGQVAALSQAYEGSWARGALAAVVSATAGRLALTLAARTGVAAARPEGLGAVVAGTVPVRGALLAAVVVAVAAGGAGALLGTYGVLGSVLAVLLGCGAAELLLRHCTRRLGGVTGDVFGALEETASTVALVAFCLFA